A single region of the Epinephelus moara isolate mb chromosome 14, YSFRI_EMoa_1.0, whole genome shotgun sequence genome encodes:
- the plekhd1 gene encoding pleckstrin homology domain-containing family D member 1 — translation MFSSSSRNSLFSPWSSMEQSDSEALDISTKVQLHGVLWKRPFGRPSAKWSRRFFIIKDSFLLYYAESEKRNFETNRYFNIHPKGVIPLGGCVVSANENMGMPHGIVVNLEDFTGTIVLAAESGEEHVQWMEMLQESGKVTWKNAQLGEAMIESLEAQGLQLAKEKQEYLDKLMEETEELSHQRAQREELERLNQVLEEEKLKFEEVVVELKAEQEHIKLDLDGTAQSLRGVESEKEELSSLTIMLQKSIEELSQEKQRTLELLGVKERGEKEDEATEESSAQSEDGKDPGAVDLLQDLRHIEDQMKILLKEKEQAEDKLRENEQRATVLQQEREFYSCQARTLQQSLSQLTVDKQQTEAELKVTQRDSAALSLHDTATLKVSLKVSVLISCQVHFPFRYCFRGKIFIKIKE, via the exons ATGTTCTCGTCTTCATCCAGAAACTCTCTGTTCTCGCCGTGGTCGTCCATGGAGCAGTCGGACTCTGAAGCGTTGGACATCAGCACCAAAGTGCAGCTGCATGGCGTGCTGTGGAAGAGGCCCTTCGGACGGCCGTCGGCCAAGTGGTCCCGCAG ATTCTTCATCATCAAAGACAGCTTCTTGCTCTACTATGCAGAGAGCGAGAAGAGAAACTTTGAGACCAACAGGTACTTCAACATCCACCCCAAG ggAGTCATTCCTTTGGGAGGATGTGTGGTGTCAGCTAATGAAAACATGGGCATGCCCCATGGCATCGTGGTCAACCTGGAAGACTTCACT GGCACCATAGTCCTGGCTGCTGAGTCTGGAGAGGAGCACGTCCAGTGGATGGAGATGCTGCAGGAGTCGGGGAAAGT CACGTGGAAGAACGCCCAGCTGGGGGAGGCCATGATCGAGAGTCTGGAGGCTCAGGGGCTGCAGCTGGCCAAGGAGAAGCAGGAGTATCTGg ATAAACTGATGGAAGAGACTGAAGAGCTCAGTCATCAAAGAGCACAGAGAGAG gagcTGGAGCGTCTGAACCAGGttctggaggaggagaagctgaagtttgaggaggtggtggtggagctgAAGGCGGAGCAGGAGCAtatcaaact AGACCTGGACGGCACAGCTCAGTCCCTGAGAGGTGTTGAGAGTGAAAAAGAAGAGCTGAGCAGTCTGACCATCATGCTGCAGAAATCCATCGAG GAGCTCTCTCAGGAGAAACAACGAACCCTGGAGCTGCTGGGGGTGAAGGAGCGGGGGGAGAAGGAGGATGAGGCCACAGAGGAGAGCTCGGCTCAGTCTGAGGATGGCAAGGACCCCGGTGCTGTGGACCTGCTGCAGGACCTGCGACACATCGAGGATCAAATGAAGATCctgctgaaggagaaggagCAGGCTGAGGACAA GCTCAGGGAGAACGAGCAGCGAGCTACAGTCCTGCAGCAGGAGAGGGAGTTCTACTCGTGTCAGGCCCGGACGCTGCAGCAGTCGCTCTCTCAGCTCACTGTAGACAAGCAGCAGACCGAGGCTGAGCTCAAGGTAACACAGCGTGACTCAGCTGCTCTCAGCTTACATGACACAGCAACGCTCAAAGTCAGTTTAAAGGTCAGCGTATTAATCAGCTGCCAGGTTCATTTTCCTTTCAGATATTGTTTCAGAGGAAAGATTTTTATAAAGATAAAAGAGTGA